Part of the Catalinimonas alkaloidigena genome is shown below.
AAAAGCCAAAGCCATCCAGAGGCTGTCGTATGGCAGAACGGCGAAAAGCCAGGTAAAGCACCATTACCGGGGGATAATGTATTGCTTCCAGATGCTGAGCGAGAGACTCGTCCATCATTTGAATCGTCTTGGACAAACGGTGGGCAGGAATAGTAGATAATACAAACTCTGATTCTAATACCCTTACCTCATTGTTTTGCTTGATATTTAAGCGAAAGCCTTTTTCATTCTGCTCAATTTTTTCCACCACACTGTCATACTGTATACTGTCATTCATGCTAGCTGCCAGCGCCCGTGGCAAGGTCTGCATCCCTTCTTTAAATGAAAACTGTTGGGCACTTTGCTTAGACGTTTCGCCGCTTTTTTTTCTCTCCCTCGCCCCTGCGATCGCCCCTTTGATCAGACTTCCGTACTTTTCTTCCAATGCGTACAACCTGGGCATGGCTGATTTGACACTGAGCTTTTCAGGATTTCCCGCATAAATGCCGGAGATAAAAGGATCAACCGCATTGGTTAAAAATTCTTCTCCCAACCTATGCCTGACAAAATCAGCAATACTGATGTCTTCTGTAGGATCTGTTTTCTTTACAAAAGGTTCTTTCAGTAAGCGTAGTTTGGCTGAAGCAGGAAACAGATCGGTACCCAAAAACGACAGTGGACCGGTAGGAAGGGATATCAGTCGTTTGTTTTTGAGGATGTAACGTTTCTTGGCTTCCTGATTAGCAAAA
Proteins encoded:
- the hemG gene encoding protoporphyrinogen oxidase — protein: MAKNKIVILGAGITGLTTAYWLRKAGIEVEIVEARSEAGGSMQSERKDGFLIDYGPTSGLDTTPLIGRLVEELGLQPQLIFANQEAKKRYILKNKRLISLPTGPLSFLGTDLFPASAKLRLLKEPFVKKTDPTEDISIADFVRHRLGEEFLTNAVDPFISGIYAGNPEKLSVKSAMPRLYALEEKYGSLIKGAIAGARERKKSGETSKQSAQQFSFKEGMQTLPRALAASMNDSIQYDSVVEKIEQNEKGFRLNIKQNNEVRVLESEFVLSTIPAHRLSKTIQMMDESLAQHLEAIHYPPVMVLYLAFRRSAIRQPLDGFGFLIPGQERRPFLGAIWSSVIFENRAEDEYATFTLFVGGARKPDLLKDDLEAKKKEVIKEFKQLMMIAEPDDPVLMESKVWPRAIPQYNIGHALHEAYFQQFEETHPGFFIGGNFRGGISVSDCIKSSDRLSQQILEFVRNRS